AGCGGTCGGTGTCGTGGATCCGGCACTGCAGCGTCGTCGGGTCGAGGAAGACGCAGGCGTCGAGCCAGCGCGGGTCGTCGGTCCCGATCGGCGCGACCGGCTTGGGGGGTTTCCGGAGGCCGACGACGAAGACGGGGCAACCGTCGGCCGCGGCGAGGTCGACCCCGTCGATCCGAACGCTGTCGTCGCGCTCGGCCGGCTCGAAGAGTCGGGGAACCACGGCGTCGCCCAGCCCGTCGTCGACGAACCGGGCGACCTCGTCGCGGGTGAGCGGCGCGAGGTCGTAGACGTCGTCGAGCGGGGGGCGCGGCCCGGTGCGGTCGGAGCCGGCGGCGGCGGGGTCGAGCGGCCGCCAGTCGACACAGCAGCCGGCACAGCCCTCGCAGTCGAGTTCCATACGACCGTGTTAACGGTTTGCGAGGGGATAAGCGATCGGCGGTGGAGGGAGGAGAGGCGGAGGCTTCTCCGACTTACAGTTCGCCCTTCGTGCTGGGCGTGTCGCTGCGGCGCCCGTCGAGCCGGGTGGCGTCGTCGAGCGCGCGCGCCAGGGCCTTGAACAGCGCCTCGACCTCGTGGTGGGCGTTGTCGCCCCTTTCGACCGCCGCGTGGAGCGTCAGGCCGGCGTTGTGGGCCAGAGACAGCGCGAAGTGGTCGGCCATGACGGCGGTGAACTCCCCGACCGACTCCTGCGAGAACTCGCCGGAGAACTCGTAGTAGGGGCGCCCCGCCACGTCGACGACGACGCTCGCGACCGCCTCGTCGAGGGGGATCCGCCGGTCGGCGTACCGCCGGATGCCGCGCTTCTCCCCGAGCGCCTCGTCGAGCGCCTCCCCGAGGCAGATCGCCACGTCCTCGACGGTGTGGTGATCGTCGATAGCGAGGTCGCCGTCACAGCGGACCGTCAGGTCGAAGAGCCCGTGCTTGGCGAAGGATTCGAGCATGTGGTCGTAGAAGCCGATCCCCGTGTCGACCTCCGCCTCGCCGTCGCCGTCGACCGCGAGGGTGAGTTCGATCGTCGTCTCGCTCGTCTCGCGGGTGACGGCCGCGGTCCGGTCGTGCTCGCTCATACCGGTCCGTCGCGGGGGATTCGTAAGTCGGTTGCGGGTGGGGCGGGGTTTCGGGTCCGGCAGGAGTGAGCGTCGCATCGAAACAGCGTGTTTACTTATAAATGGAACGCGGTGGCGCGTGCCTGCGAGCGGCCGCCATCGGCGGCCGCGAGGCAGCACGCGCGAGGTCGCCGGCGCTACGCGCCGGCTGCCAGAGAATCTTCGATTCTCGCTGGAGTCGGCCGACCGGAGCGAAGCGGAGGGAGGCCGACGAGGCTGGGGAGGTGTGAGGCTGCGGTTGCGGTGCTGTGCGGGGTGGGACTCAAAGGGGCAGCCGTGAGGTGGGCGCAGGCGACGTAAGCACCGCAACGAGGGAGCGAACGGAGTGAGCGACCAAGTGAGGAGCGGAGCGAGCGTGCGCCCACCTCACGGCTGGGGCTTTGGAGGTGTTCACCGCCGATTCGCGATCACCAATTTATAAGCGACCGGCTGGGGCTTTGGCGGTGTTCTCCGGTGATCCGCAGTTTGTTATTTTTAAGCGATCGACGACCCCGCGCTCTGACTCTTAAATCTCGTCTGCCGCGTCCTGCGCTTCTCGCAGCGTGAACTCCCCCTCGTACAGCGCAGTACCGACGACGACCGCGGCCGCGCCGGCTTCCTTCAGCGCGACCACGTCCTCGACGGTCGCCACGCCGCCGGACGCGATCACGGGAACATCCACGGCCTCAACGACGCTCGCGACCGCCTCGCGGTCGACCCCCGCCAGCTGTCCCTCCACGTCGACGTTCGTGAACAGGATCCCGCCGGCGCCCAGTTCCTCGTAGCGCGCCGCGGCCTCGGCGGGCTCTAGCCCGGTCCCCTCCGTCCAGCCCGAGACGACCACCTCCCCGTCCTTCGCGTCGAGGCTGACGACGACGCTCCCCGGGTGTGTCTCGTCGATCTCCGCGACGATCTCCGGGGTTTCGACCGCCGCGGTCCCGAGGATGACGCGGTCGAGGCCCAGATCGAGGAGGTCGCGCGCGCCCTCGGCGGTGCGGATGCCGCCGCCCAGTTGGAGGCCGACCCCGTCCGAGACGCTCTCGACGACCGACTCGATCGCCGCCGCGTTGACGCGCTCGCCCTCGAACGCGCCGTCGAGGTCGACGAGGTGGAGCGTGCCGGCGCCCGCCTCGATCCACCGCTCGGCGGCCGCGACGGGGTCGCCGTAGCGCTTGCCCGTGCCGCGCTCGCCGCCGACCAGTTGGACGACCTCGCCGTCCTGCACGTCGACGGCCGGGATCACCTCGAACTCCGGGAAGTGGCTCATACGGGAGGAGAGTCGCGGCCGGCGATTAAACCGGTCGGTTCGATATGAGATTGGAAGCCTCAGCGGTGAACTGAGTGTCTCCAGACCCCCAGCCGCTCGCTTATAAATGACTAATCGCAGATCGACGGTGAACACCGCTAAAGCCCCAGTCGCGAGGACGGCGCACACTCGTTGCGCTCCTCGTCACTCGCTACGCTCGTTCCTGCGGTGCTTACGTCGTCTGCGCCGCCCTCGCGACTGCCCCTTTGAGTCCCACCCCCCAGCACCGCACCGCAGCCTCACGCCTCCCCAGCCTCGTCGGTCGCCCTCCGCGTTGCTCCGGGCGACCGACTCCCTCGCGCGTGCGGTTCGCGCCGCGGTGCGGCGCTCACCGGCACGCGCCACCGCATTCCATTTATAACTAATGGCGTTTCAGCGAAGCCGGAGGTTCCGGATTCTCAACCCCTCATTCCACCGAGATGAGCAGCTGCGAGACGTCCTCGTCGAAAGCCGCGGGGTCGGCGGCGAGCGCCTCGGCGGTCTCGGCGTCCGCGAGCTGCGTCACGACGCTCTCGGCGTCGACCGAATCGGGCAGCGCCGCGTCGAAGACCTGAATGAGCGGGTCGGTCGGGTACGCCCCGCCGGCGACGATGACGTCGGTCCCGTCGTGCCAGACGCCGAGGCGGGCCTCGATGTCGACGGGCCGGTCGAGCGTCGCGGTCGACCCGGTGGGGAGCGGGATCCCGCCGTCGAACGCGTACTCGCCGGTCAGTCGCCACGCGGTCGCGGTGTGACCGGTCCGCACCGTAGTGGTCATCTCCTCCGCGACCTCAACGTTCTCGATGCCGGCGTTCCGGAGCTGCGCGCGGAACGCGTCGGTCGCCGCCGTCTCCACCTCGCTCATCACTCGGTCCCGGCCGACGCCGGCCGGGAGCTGGTCGATCGCGGGCCGGAGGTCGATCCGGGTCGCGAAGAAGACGACCGGCGACCCCGACGCGTCGACCGTCTCGGCCAGCGCGTCCGCGACGGGCGCGTACTCGAAGATGCGCGTGCGTTCGAGCGCCCGGACGGTGACGGGACCGTACGCCTGTTCGAACACCGTGCTCTCGGACTCGTCGGTCTGTCGCCAGTCGTCGATCCGGTCGCTCGTCACCTCGGGTTCCGGCACCGGACCGTCGCGCCCGCCGAGACAGCCCGCGAGGCCGACGGTTCCGATCGCCGCGCCGCCGGCGAGCAGCCGCCGCCGCGTGGTCCCCGTCGACCGCGTTCCGGAGTTCTCGTCCATGGATCCGGGTGGTCTCGGCGGTGT
The sequence above is a segment of the Halorubrum sp. 2020YC2 genome. Coding sequences within it:
- the hisB gene encoding imidazoleglycerol-phosphate dehydratase HisB, with the translated sequence MSEHDRTAAVTRETSETTIELTLAVDGDGEAEVDTGIGFYDHMLESFAKHGLFDLTVRCDGDLAIDDHHTVEDVAICLGEALDEALGEKRGIRRYADRRIPLDEAVASVVVDVAGRPYYEFSGEFSQESVGEFTAVMADHFALSLAHNAGLTLHAAVERGDNAHHEVEALFKALARALDDATRLDGRRSDTPSTKGEL
- the hisA gene encoding 1-(5-phosphoribosyl)-5-[(5-phosphoribosylamino)methylideneamino]imidazole-4-carboxamide isomerase; its protein translation is MSHFPEFEVIPAVDVQDGEVVQLVGGERGTGKRYGDPVAAAERWIEAGAGTLHLVDLDGAFEGERVNAAAIESVVESVSDGVGLQLGGGIRTAEGARDLLDLGLDRVILGTAAVETPEIVAEIDETHPGSVVVSLDAKDGEVVVSGWTEGTGLEPAEAAARYEELGAGGILFTNVDVEGQLAGVDREAVASVVEAVDVPVIASGGVATVEDVVALKEAGAAAVVVGTALYEGEFTLREAQDAADEI